One part of the Sciurus carolinensis chromosome 6, mSciCar1.2, whole genome shotgun sequence genome encodes these proteins:
- the LOC124987070 gene encoding 40S ribosomal protein S3a has protein sequence MAVGKNKRLTKGGKKGAKKKVVDPFSKKDWYDVKAPAMFNIRNIGKTLVTRTQGTKIASDGLKGRVFEVSLADLQNDEVAFRKFKLITEDVQGKNCLTNFHGMDLTRDKMCSMVKKWQTMIEAHVDVKTTDGYLLRLFCVGFTKKRNNQIRKTSYAQHQQVRQIRKKMMEIMTREVQTNDLKEVVNKLIPDSIGKDIEKACQSIYPLHDVFVRKVKMLKKPKFELGKLMELHGEGSSSGKTTGDETGAKVERADGYEPPVQESV, from the coding sequence ATGGCGGTAGGCAAGAACAAACGCCTTACGAAAGGCGGCAAGAAGGGAGCCAAGAAGAAAGTGGTTGATCCATTTTCTAAGAAAGATTGGTATGATGTGAAAGCACCGGCTATGTTCAATATAAGAAATATTGGAAAAACATTAGTCACAAGGACCCAAGGAACCAAAATTGCCTCTGATGGCCTCAAGGGTCGTGTGTTTGAAGTGAGTCTTGCTGATCTACAGAATGATGAAGTTGCATTTAGGAAATTCAAACTAATTACTGAGGACGTTCAGGGAAAAAACTGCCTGACCAACTTCCATGGCATGGATCTTACCCGTGACAAAATGTGTTCCATGGTCAAAAAATGGCAGACGATGATCGAAGCTCACGTTGATGTCAAGACTACAGATGGTTATTTGCTGCGTCTGTTTTGTGTTGGTTTTACTAAAAAACGCAACAATCAGATACGGAAGACCTCTTATGCTCAGCACCAACAGGTCCGCCAAATCCGAAAGAAGATGATGGAAATCATGACCCGGGAGGTGCAGACAAATGACTTgaaagaagtagtcaataaacTGATTCCAGACAGCATTGGGAAAGACATAGAGAAAGCTTGTCAATCAATTTATCCTCTTCATGATGTCTTtgttagaaaagtaaaaatgctGAAGAAGCCCAAGTTTGAATTGGGAAAACTCATGGAACTTCATGGTGAAGGTAGTAGTTCTGGAAAAACTACTGGGGACGAGACAGGTGCTAAAGTTGAACGGGCTGATGGATATGAACCACCAGTTCAAGAATctgtttaa